One stretch of Bombus affinis isolate iyBomAffi1 chromosome 4, iyBomAffi1.2, whole genome shotgun sequence DNA includes these proteins:
- the LOC126915194 gene encoding gamma-tubulin complex component 2-like, translated as MSEFKLHHLVVELIGLLGSSSAPEKHVEKLQKEGIPTSASALTIVASQSSICNLAKNSPIPELFLQKYEELKAKKVDLLGLFIQVLELISEDKVLKDYLAKGASNLSSICTKNAAITTEDLPQICKNVIKAAVEGEKKLNKQVCAITKKTESSVIKHNWVYERPRITWDFYNEPNAMPCQKVVPIVSQESILLWDILYCLKGIDGTYIVSEPLTSPYAVKTFNISPDVCISYKQLTQQILPLASHYSMTARFVEEKVLPEDGQVNHALRGAIKSLLKDYLLFVVQLEMEHVRGKLNLQKLWFYIQPTMFAMFILFQITSTICKANAKGGKVLSLLHEQANNINGEAKFKELCLFLIQTASVPYMQILEKWVYKGVICDPYEEFFVEDNELIHREELPIDYSADYWEKRYTMRPERTPTFLNEQAQTILRTGKYFNVIRQCGKTVQWGKQEPLIYQHQGQKYIATIDRAYSEAAKTLLEVLIHENDLMGRLRSVKNYFLLAQGDFVVQFMNLCETELNKNMYDIVIHRLASLLEVALRMSTADSDPYKDDLKPELLPYDLQFQMFRILSIQTREEKEYCFQTDKILTGLEAFVFNYDVKWPVSLILNRKAIACYQMLFRHLFYCKYIERRLCRVWVSNKIAKTFTHNAAMSYRQAFSLRQRMLDCIQHLAYYMMVEVIEPNWLTFLSKMSKVSNVDDVLSVHQDLQDSYLKECMLTDPDLLGCITGICAACLEFCNFMERMSPYYIDAELTSMIGAYQEDVYDSEDEDGDIYKENAASFEETIISLDEKFTQVLIRLLDRICDLGCDNNNEKLLNVFCRLDFNLFYTDILIRRGREKTLQEDVSG; from the exons ATGAGCGAATTTAAATTACATCACTTAGTGGTTGAATTAATTGGATTACTCGG CTCATCGTCTGCACCAGAAAAGCATGTAGAGAAATTACAAAAAGAAGGGATACCAACGAGTGCAAGTGCTTTAACTATTGTTGCTTCACAAAGTTCTATTTGTAATTTGGCAAAAAATTCTCCTATTCCTGAATTATTTCTTCAAAAATATGAAGAATTGAAAGCAAAGAA gGTAGATTTATTAGGTTTGTTCATTCAAGTATTGGAACTCATATCTGAAGATAAAGTATTAAAGGATTATTTGGCTAAAGGAGCATCAAATTTGTCATCAATTTGTACAAAAAATGCTGCTATTACTACAGAGGATCTACCACAg ATTTGTAAGAATGTAATTAAAGCTGCTGTtgaaggagaaaagaaattaaataaacaagTATGTGCAATTACAAAGAAAACAGAGTCATCTGTAATAAAACATAACTGGGTGTATGAGAGGCCTAGAATAACATGGGACTTTTATAATGAACCAAATGCAATGCCGTGCCAAA AAGTTGTACCAATAGTTTCTCAAGAATCTATATTACTTTGGGACATTTTATATTGCTTGAAAGGTATAGATGGAACTTACATCGTTTCTGAACCTTTGACAAGTCCATATGCAGTGAAGACATTTAACATATCTCCAGATGTTt GTATATCTTACAAACAATTGACACAACAGATATTACCCCTTGCATCTCACTATTCTATGACAGCTAGATTTGTTGAAGAAAAAGTTTTACCAGAAGATGGTCAAGTAAATCATGCTTTAAGAGGAGCTATAAAAAGTTTACTGAAAGATTATTta TTATTTGTTGTACAGTTGGAAATGGAACATGTACGAGGCAAATTAAATTTGCAAAAGTTGTGGTTTTACATTCAACCAACAATGTTCGCAATGTTTATTCTCTTCCAAATTACATCAACCATATGTAAA GCGAATGCAAAAGGTGGTAAAGTGCTCAGTCTTTTGCATGAACAAGCAAATAATATTAATGGAGAAGCAAAGTTTAAGGAATTATGTTTGTTTCTTATACAAACAGCAAGTGTTCCATATATGCAAATATTAGAAAAATGGGTATATAAAGGAGTGATATGTGATCCATATGAAGAG TTTTTTGTAGAAGATAATGAATTAATTCACAGAGAGGAATTGCCTATAGATTATTCTGCAGATTACTGGGAAAAAAGGTACACTATGAGACCAGAAAGAACTCCTACATTTCTTAATGAACAGGCACAAACAATTTTGAGAACTGGAAAATACTTTAATGTAATTAGACAATGTG GCAAGACAGTCCAATGGGGAAAACAAGAGCCTTTAATTTATCAACATCAAGGGCAAAAATATATAGCTACTATTGATAGAGCATATTCTGAAGCTGCAAAGACCTTATTGGAAGTTCTTATTCACGAAAACGATTTAATGGGTCGGCTTCGTAGtgtaaaaaattatttcctTCTTGCACAAGGAGATTTTGTG GTTCAATTTATGAATCTTTGTGAAactgaattaaataaaaatatgtatgatATTGTCATTCATCGATTAGCATCTCTTCTTGAAGTTGCATTGCGTATGTCTACTGCAGACTCAGATCCGTATAAGGATGATCTAAAACCAGAACTTTTACCATATGACCTTCAATTTCAAATGTTTAGAATACTCTCTATTCAAACCAGAGAAGAAAAag AGTATTGTTTTCAAACTGATAAGATCTTAACTGGCTTGGAAGCATTTGTATTTAATTATGATGTTAAATGGCCTGTTTCTTTGATACTCAACAGAAAAGCTATAGCTTGCTATCAGATGCTGTTCAGACACTTGttttattgcaaatatatagAAAGACGTTTATGCag AGTATGGGTGAgcaataaaattgcaaaaactTTTACTCACAATGCAGCAATGTCGTATAGACAAGCATTTTCTTTGAGACAAAGAATGCTGGACTGCATTCAACACTTAGCTTATTATATGATGGTTGAAGTTATAGAACCAAACTGGCTTACATTTTTAAGTAAAATGAGTAAG GTCAGTAACGTGGACGATGTTTTAAGTGTGCATCAAGATCTTCAAGATAGTTATTTGAAGGAGTGCATGTTAACAGATCCTGATCTTCTGGGCTGCATAACAGGAATTTGTGCTGCTTGTCTtgaattttgcaattttatggAG CGTATGAGTCCATACTACATTGACGCCGAATTGACATCCATGATTGGTGCCTATCAGGAAGATGTCTATGATTCTGAG GACGAAGATGGAGATATCTACAAAGAGAATGCAGCCAGTTTTGAAGAAACTATCATATCACTGGATGAGAAATTTACTCAAGTATTAATTCGTCTTTTAGATAGAATATGTGATCTAGGATGTGATAATAACAACGAAAAACTTCTTAATGTCTTTTGCAG gtTAGATTTCAATCTATTTTATACCGATATTTTGATACGACGTGGAAGAGAAAAGACTCTGCAAGAAGATGTTTCTGGCTAA
- the LOC126915211 gene encoding gonadal protein gdl → MDVATPTPQDLQRKLYFLVEQLQHMAGELPPKYQMRLPYELLSGLANSLLNDTIFEIVKGLMEIQHVTEKHLFQQRLQLLNQQKIEMQESLSSTYTDEERTTMKVTLYKKHKEELKQMDMKLVLQLDQKVADQQSILEKAGVPGFYVTNNPIEIQVQMRLCDFIIRLSKMEVPS, encoded by the coding sequence ATGGATGTAGCTACTCCAACCCCACAAGATCTTCAGAGGAAACTGTATTTTTTAGTGGAGCAACTCCAACACATGGCTGGTGAACTTCCTCCAAAGTATCAAATGCGTCTTCCCTATGAATTATTATCTGGTTTAGCTAATTCTCTACTGAATGATACAATATTTGAAATCGTTAAGGGATTAATGGAGATACAGCATGTTACAGAGAAACATCTTTTTCAACAACGTCTTCAGTTACTAAATCAACAGAAAATCGAAATGCAAGAATCATTATCATCAACATACACAGATGAAGAAAGAACAACGATGAAagtaacattatataaaaaacacAAAGAGGAGCTTAAACAAATGGATATGAAATTAGTTTTGCAACTAGATCAAAAAGTAGCAGATCAACAAAGTATTTTAGAAAAAGCTGGTGTACCTGGCTTTTATGTTACCAACAATCCAATAGAAATTCAAGTCCAAATGAGATTGTGTGACTTCATAATTAGACTGAGTAAAATGGAAGTTCCGAGTTAA
- the LOC126915208 gene encoding uncharacterized protein LOC126915208, with the protein MMEKYEMNMNSNNSGFTMQTLNNSTTHNTVMIKKENHTMDLKRLGARIICSDNITRQNLSKKPNATTTIVDDDDQFFNKIKLKIHKNLPLHCKENYKSGINYQSMNLLERKRPIIDIETQNVIKRFKKDTSYINSLQSSNNTNIVLFNHTDNFMKEKYNISTNVNKKDIIERKNMFSPKFLNTNLRIPSSKYIFQVTSKLHTNVLPLPTDETTILHEEYEESLFYGMMYLTPPDSNSIETNIDS; encoded by the exons ATGATGGAAAAATACGAAATGAATATGAATTCAAATAATTCAGGATTCACCATGCAAACTTTAAATAACAGTACGACACATAATACTGTTatgattaaaaaagaaaatcatACAATGGACTTGAAAAGGCTTGGCgcaa GAATCATATGTTCTGATAACATTACTAGACAAAACTTAAGTAAGAAGCCAAATGCTACAACTACGATTGTGGATGACGATGatcaattttttaacaaaataaagttaaaaattcaCAAGAATCTTCCATT ACATTGTAAGGAAAATTATAAATCAGGTATAAATTATCAAAGTATGAATTTATTGGAGAGAAAGAGGCCTATAATTGATATAGAGACTCAGAATGTGATTAAAAGATTTAAAAAGGATACAAGTTATATAAATTCTCTGCAATCatcaaataatacaaatattgtacTATTTAATCATACTGACAATtttatgaaagaaaaatataatatatcaacAAATGTTAATAAGAAAGATATTATTGAACGTAAAAATATGTTTTCTCCGAAATTTCTAAATACAAATCTCAG AATTCCTTCTAGTAAATACATATTTCAAGTGACTTCAAAATTGCATACAAATGTTTTACCGTTACCTACAGATGAAACAACTATTCTTCATGAGGAATATGAAGAATCTTTATTTTATGGAATGATGTATCTCACTCCTCCAGATAGTAATTCAATCGAGACAAATATAGATTCGTaa
- the LOC126915191 gene encoding lon protease homolog, mitochondrial isoform X1: MRLMTVMNFKILPVFRHRVTNVRPFCRNHQPNYKELSMHVRPQFGRIKLNEYHGIFTKNIHIRRQTAAIISIRSFATKRFNDKDSSNGNNEDDISDPGSLPATVVVPEVWPHVPVIAINRNPVFPRFIKLIELSNPILIDLIRRKVKLNQPYVGIFLKKTEENEAEIVQNLDDIYPIGTFAQIHEVQDLGNRLRLVVMAHRRIKIIGQILEELPKPTHEMKLTFPLLNATIHVPVDDSVSGGKPSRRLLIRKKTENKVPEPVQKIEESSTPENKVTEGVQGKVEEKITPPTDTTAQTGTPQPILMVEVVNITHEKFRQTEEIKALTQELIKTIRDIISMNPLYRESLQQMLHQGQRVVDNPVYLSDLGAALTGADAQELQQVLEEMDILKRLRLSLALLKKEYELSKLQQKIGREVEEKVKQQHRKYILHEQLKVIKKELGLEKDDKDAIGEKYRERIREKTVPKTVMDVLEEELNKLNFLESHSSEFNVTRNYLDWLTSMPWGITSPENLNLQQAIEILDKDHYGMEDIKKRILEFIAVSQLKGSTQGKILCFHGPPGVGKTSIAKSISRALNREYFRFSVGGMTDVAEIKGHRRTYVGAMPGKIIQCLKKTKTENPLVLIDEVDKIGKGHQGDPASALLEMLDPEQNANFLDHYLDVPVDLSKVLFICTANVIDTIPEPLRDRMEMIDMSGYVAEEKLAIAKQYLVPQAMNDSGLSNQQISISDNALHLLIKSYCRESGVRSLQKHIEKVNRKVAYKVVKKETEKVDVNENNLQEFVGKPMFTHDRMYEVTPPGVVMGLAWTAMGGSTLFIETRVRKPSTGKKSEGTLEFTGHLGDVMKESIHIAMTVARNFMIREDPSNTFLIDSHLHLHVPEGATPKDGPSAGITIAIAFISIAKNQSIRQNVAMTGELSLMGRILPVGGIKEKTIAAKRVGVNCVILPEENKKDYNDLPKYITDGLEVHFATTFEDVYRICFAPQQETDTVHHQNPLHLDISPPQSAPLLGKNTG; this comes from the exons ATGCGCCTTATGACAGTAATGAATTTCAAGATTTTGCCTGTTTTTCGGCATCGTGTGACGAATGTTCGACCATTCTGTAGAAATCATCAGCCGAATTACAAAGAGTTGTCGATGCATGTACGACCGCAATTTGGAAGAATAAAACTTAATGAATATCATGGAATATTCACAAAAAATATCCATATCCGTCGACAAACTGCGGCTATTATTTCCATTAGATCGTTTGCCACTAAACGATTTAATGATAAAGATTCATCCAA CGGCAACAATGAAGATGATATCAGTGATCCAGGTTCATTACCTGCTACAGTGGTTGTGCCAGAAGTATGGCCTCATGTTCCTGTTATAGCAATTAATAGAAATCCAGTGTTTCCAAGATTCATAAAGTTAATAGAACTTAGTAATCCGATTCTCATAGATTTAATACGTAGAAAGGTCAAATTAAATCAACCATATGTTGGAATCTTCTTAAAGAAAACAGAAGA AAATGAAGCAGAAATTGTACAAAATTTAGATGATATTTACCCTATTGGAACATTTGCACAAATACATGAAGTACAAGATTTAGGAAATCGATTGAGATTAGTTGTAATGGCACATAGAAGGATTAAGATTATTGGTCAGATCTTAGAAGAACTTCCAAAACCTACTCATG AAATGAAACTGACGTTCCCTCTTTTAAATGCAACAATTCACGTCCCTGTAGACGATTCAGTTTCCGGTGGCAAACCGAGTCGCAGATTGTTAATTcgtaaaaagactgaaaacAAAGTGCCAGAACCAGTACAAAAAATTGAAGAAAGTAGTACTCCTGAAAATAAGGTAACAGAAGGAGTACAGGGGAAAGTTGAAGAAAAAATAACTCCTCCAACAGACACCACAGCTCAAACTGGCACCCCTCAACCTATATTAATGGTAGAAGTTGTAAATATTACCCATGAGAAATTTAGGCAAACTGAAGAAATAAAA GCTTTGACAcaagaattaattaaaacaattcGAGATATAATAAGCATGAATCCATTATACCGTGAATCTTTACAACAAATGTTGCATCAAGGACAGAGAGTTGTAGATAATCCAGTTTATTTAAGTGATTTGGGTGCAGCTTTAACAGGAGCAGATGCACAAGAATTGCAGCAAGTGTTAGAAGAAATGGAT ATTTTAAAAAGATTAAGATTATCATTGGCACTTTTAAAGAAAGAATATGAGTTAAGTAAACTTCAACAAAAAATTGGTAGAGAGGTTGAAGAAAAGGTCAAACAACAGCACAGAAAATATATTCTTCATGAGCaattaaaagttattaaaaaagaattgggtcttgaaaaagatgataaagatGCTATAGGAGAGAAATATAGAGAACGTATAAGAGAGAAAACAGTTCCAAAAACAGTGATGGATGTGCTTGaagaagaattaaataaattaaattttttggaAAGTCACAGTAGTGAATTTAA TGTGACGAGAAATTACTTGGATTGGCTTACATCCATGCCATGGGGTATAACTAGTCCAGAAAATTTAAACCTTCAACAGGCAATTGAAATTTTAGATAAAGACCATTATGGAATGGAAGATATAAAAAAACGAATCTTGG AATTTATTGCTGTCAGTCAACTGAAAGGCTCAACGCAAGGAAAAATATTATGTTTCCATGGACCACCAGGAGTTGGAAAAACATCAATAGCCAAATCAATTTCCCGTGCACTTAATAGAGAGTATTTTAGATTTAGCGTCGGTGGAATGACAGATGTTGCAGAAATCAAAGGTCATAGGAGAACTTATGTGGGTGCCATGCCTGGTAAAATTATACAGTGTTTAAAAAAGACCAAGACTGAAAATCCACTTGTTCTTATCGATGAAGTTGATAAGATTGGAAA AGGCCATCAAGGTGATCCAGCATCAGCTCTTTTGGAAATGTTGGATCCAGAGCAAAACGCAAACTTCTTAGATCATTACTTAGATGTTCCTGTTGATTTATCAAAAGTGCTCTTTATTTGTACAGCAAATGTGATTGATACAATTCCAGAACCTTTAAGAGATCGTATGGAAATGATAGACATGTCGGGTTATGTCGCAGAGGAAAAACTTGCTATTGCTAAGCAGTATTTAGTACCACAAGCAATGAATGATTCAGGTCTCTCTAATCAACAGATCAGTATAAGCGATAATGCACTTCACTTGTTAATTAAATCTTACTGTCGAGAATCGGGAGTAAGAAGTCTTCAGAAACACATAGAAAAAGTTAATCGGAAAGTTGCGTACAAAGTGGTTAAGAAAGAAACTGAAAAAGTAGACGTAAATGAGAACAATTTGCAGGAGTTCGTAGGGAAACCTATGTTCACACACGATAGAATGTACGAAGTTACACCTCCTGGAGTCGTTATGGGTCTTGCATGGACAGCTATGGGAGGTTCTACTCTGTTCATTGAAACAAGAGTAAGAAAACCTTCTACTGGAAAGAAGTCAGAGGGTACCTTAGAATTCACTGGCCATTTAGGTGATGTGATGAAAGAGTCTATTCACATAGCAATGACGGTTGCAAGAAACTTTATGATTCGGGAAGATCCATCTAATACTTTTTTAATCGATTCTCATTTACATTTACACGTTCCTGAAGGTGCTACACCGAAAGATGGGCCTAGTGCTGGTATTACGATCGCAATAGCATTCATTTCGATTGCTAAGAATCAGTCTATTAGACAAAATGTTGCAATGACTGGTGAACTTAGTCTCATGGGTAGGATTCTTCCTGTTGGCGGTATTAAAGAAAAGACGATTGCT GCAAAACGAGTTGGTGTAAACTGTGTAATTCTACCCgaggaaaataagaaagattACAATGATCTTCCTAAGTACATCACGGATGGCCTGGAAGTTCATTTTGCCACCACTTTTGAAGACGTGTACCGCATATGTTTTGCACCACAACAAGAAACTGATACTGTTCATCATCAAAACCCTCTACATCTTGATATTTCGCCGCCGCAAAGTGCACCACTTTTGGGTAAAAATACTGGCTGA
- the LOC126915191 gene encoding lon protease homolog, mitochondrial isoform X2: protein MRLMTVMNFKILPVFRHRVTNVRPFCRNHQPNYKELSMHVRPQFGRIKLNEYHGIFTKNIHIRRQTAAIISIRSFATKRFNDKDSSNGNNEDDISDPGSLPATVVVPEVWPHVPVIAINRNPVFPRFIKLIELSNPILIDLIRRKVKLNQPYVGIFLKKTEENEAEIVQNLDDIYPIGTFAQIHEVQDLGNRLRLVVMAHRRIKIIGQILEELPKPTHDDSVSGGKPSRRLLIRKKTENKVPEPVQKIEESSTPENKVTEGVQGKVEEKITPPTDTTAQTGTPQPILMVEVVNITHEKFRQTEEIKALTQELIKTIRDIISMNPLYRESLQQMLHQGQRVVDNPVYLSDLGAALTGADAQELQQVLEEMDILKRLRLSLALLKKEYELSKLQQKIGREVEEKVKQQHRKYILHEQLKVIKKELGLEKDDKDAIGEKYRERIREKTVPKTVMDVLEEELNKLNFLESHSSEFNVTRNYLDWLTSMPWGITSPENLNLQQAIEILDKDHYGMEDIKKRILEFIAVSQLKGSTQGKILCFHGPPGVGKTSIAKSISRALNREYFRFSVGGMTDVAEIKGHRRTYVGAMPGKIIQCLKKTKTENPLVLIDEVDKIGKGHQGDPASALLEMLDPEQNANFLDHYLDVPVDLSKVLFICTANVIDTIPEPLRDRMEMIDMSGYVAEEKLAIAKQYLVPQAMNDSGLSNQQISISDNALHLLIKSYCRESGVRSLQKHIEKVNRKVAYKVVKKETEKVDVNENNLQEFVGKPMFTHDRMYEVTPPGVVMGLAWTAMGGSTLFIETRVRKPSTGKKSEGTLEFTGHLGDVMKESIHIAMTVARNFMIREDPSNTFLIDSHLHLHVPEGATPKDGPSAGITIAIAFISIAKNQSIRQNVAMTGELSLMGRILPVGGIKEKTIAAKRVGVNCVILPEENKKDYNDLPKYITDGLEVHFATTFEDVYRICFAPQQETDTVHHQNPLHLDISPPQSAPLLGKNTG, encoded by the exons ATGCGCCTTATGACAGTAATGAATTTCAAGATTTTGCCTGTTTTTCGGCATCGTGTGACGAATGTTCGACCATTCTGTAGAAATCATCAGCCGAATTACAAAGAGTTGTCGATGCATGTACGACCGCAATTTGGAAGAATAAAACTTAATGAATATCATGGAATATTCACAAAAAATATCCATATCCGTCGACAAACTGCGGCTATTATTTCCATTAGATCGTTTGCCACTAAACGATTTAATGATAAAGATTCATCCAA CGGCAACAATGAAGATGATATCAGTGATCCAGGTTCATTACCTGCTACAGTGGTTGTGCCAGAAGTATGGCCTCATGTTCCTGTTATAGCAATTAATAGAAATCCAGTGTTTCCAAGATTCATAAAGTTAATAGAACTTAGTAATCCGATTCTCATAGATTTAATACGTAGAAAGGTCAAATTAAATCAACCATATGTTGGAATCTTCTTAAAGAAAACAGAAGA AAATGAAGCAGAAATTGTACAAAATTTAGATGATATTTACCCTATTGGAACATTTGCACAAATACATGAAGTACAAGATTTAGGAAATCGATTGAGATTAGTTGTAATGGCACATAGAAGGATTAAGATTATTGGTCAGATCTTAGAAGAACTTCCAAAACCTACTCATG ACGATTCAGTTTCCGGTGGCAAACCGAGTCGCAGATTGTTAATTcgtaaaaagactgaaaacAAAGTGCCAGAACCAGTACAAAAAATTGAAGAAAGTAGTACTCCTGAAAATAAGGTAACAGAAGGAGTACAGGGGAAAGTTGAAGAAAAAATAACTCCTCCAACAGACACCACAGCTCAAACTGGCACCCCTCAACCTATATTAATGGTAGAAGTTGTAAATATTACCCATGAGAAATTTAGGCAAACTGAAGAAATAAAA GCTTTGACAcaagaattaattaaaacaattcGAGATATAATAAGCATGAATCCATTATACCGTGAATCTTTACAACAAATGTTGCATCAAGGACAGAGAGTTGTAGATAATCCAGTTTATTTAAGTGATTTGGGTGCAGCTTTAACAGGAGCAGATGCACAAGAATTGCAGCAAGTGTTAGAAGAAATGGAT ATTTTAAAAAGATTAAGATTATCATTGGCACTTTTAAAGAAAGAATATGAGTTAAGTAAACTTCAACAAAAAATTGGTAGAGAGGTTGAAGAAAAGGTCAAACAACAGCACAGAAAATATATTCTTCATGAGCaattaaaagttattaaaaaagaattgggtcttgaaaaagatgataaagatGCTATAGGAGAGAAATATAGAGAACGTATAAGAGAGAAAACAGTTCCAAAAACAGTGATGGATGTGCTTGaagaagaattaaataaattaaattttttggaAAGTCACAGTAGTGAATTTAA TGTGACGAGAAATTACTTGGATTGGCTTACATCCATGCCATGGGGTATAACTAGTCCAGAAAATTTAAACCTTCAACAGGCAATTGAAATTTTAGATAAAGACCATTATGGAATGGAAGATATAAAAAAACGAATCTTGG AATTTATTGCTGTCAGTCAACTGAAAGGCTCAACGCAAGGAAAAATATTATGTTTCCATGGACCACCAGGAGTTGGAAAAACATCAATAGCCAAATCAATTTCCCGTGCACTTAATAGAGAGTATTTTAGATTTAGCGTCGGTGGAATGACAGATGTTGCAGAAATCAAAGGTCATAGGAGAACTTATGTGGGTGCCATGCCTGGTAAAATTATACAGTGTTTAAAAAAGACCAAGACTGAAAATCCACTTGTTCTTATCGATGAAGTTGATAAGATTGGAAA AGGCCATCAAGGTGATCCAGCATCAGCTCTTTTGGAAATGTTGGATCCAGAGCAAAACGCAAACTTCTTAGATCATTACTTAGATGTTCCTGTTGATTTATCAAAAGTGCTCTTTATTTGTACAGCAAATGTGATTGATACAATTCCAGAACCTTTAAGAGATCGTATGGAAATGATAGACATGTCGGGTTATGTCGCAGAGGAAAAACTTGCTATTGCTAAGCAGTATTTAGTACCACAAGCAATGAATGATTCAGGTCTCTCTAATCAACAGATCAGTATAAGCGATAATGCACTTCACTTGTTAATTAAATCTTACTGTCGAGAATCGGGAGTAAGAAGTCTTCAGAAACACATAGAAAAAGTTAATCGGAAAGTTGCGTACAAAGTGGTTAAGAAAGAAACTGAAAAAGTAGACGTAAATGAGAACAATTTGCAGGAGTTCGTAGGGAAACCTATGTTCACACACGATAGAATGTACGAAGTTACACCTCCTGGAGTCGTTATGGGTCTTGCATGGACAGCTATGGGAGGTTCTACTCTGTTCATTGAAACAAGAGTAAGAAAACCTTCTACTGGAAAGAAGTCAGAGGGTACCTTAGAATTCACTGGCCATTTAGGTGATGTGATGAAAGAGTCTATTCACATAGCAATGACGGTTGCAAGAAACTTTATGATTCGGGAAGATCCATCTAATACTTTTTTAATCGATTCTCATTTACATTTACACGTTCCTGAAGGTGCTACACCGAAAGATGGGCCTAGTGCTGGTATTACGATCGCAATAGCATTCATTTCGATTGCTAAGAATCAGTCTATTAGACAAAATGTTGCAATGACTGGTGAACTTAGTCTCATGGGTAGGATTCTTCCTGTTGGCGGTATTAAAGAAAAGACGATTGCT GCAAAACGAGTTGGTGTAAACTGTGTAATTCTACCCgaggaaaataagaaagattACAATGATCTTCCTAAGTACATCACGGATGGCCTGGAAGTTCATTTTGCCACCACTTTTGAAGACGTGTACCGCATATGTTTTGCACCACAACAAGAAACTGATACTGTTCATCATCAAAACCCTCTACATCTTGATATTTCGCCGCCGCAAAGTGCACCACTTTTGGGTAAAAATACTGGCTGA